The following coding sequences are from one Rhodospirillales bacterium window:
- a CDS encoding pyridoxal phosphate-dependent aminotransferase yields MAIKVSARGSIPPFIVMDVMRAANDRAAKGHDVVHLEVGQPSTSAPGAVKSLAKSALDSENLGYTEAFGLPALRARVAAYYREIYDTDIDASKIAMTTGSSGAFVLAFLAAFDAGDRVAFAAPGYPGYRNILTALDIDPVAIPVGHAQGFQISVEHLERLETPIDGLILASPANPTGAMIDPAMLKQIANWCAANGVRLVSDEIYHGITYGAVAETMAEINPDAIVINSLSKYFSMTGWRLGWMIVPDDLIRTVECLAQNLFISPPTLSQHAALAVFDSREELDANVARYADNRKILLDGLPQCGFGPFAPADGAFYVYAGIGDQGSDSAELCRRMLEETGVATTPGKDFDLEDGHRFVRFSYAGSRDEMREAIARLKAWNQKP; encoded by the coding sequence ATGGCCATCAAGGTATCAGCGCGCGGGTCCATCCCACCCTTTATCGTCATGGATGTCATGCGGGCGGCCAATGACCGTGCGGCAAAAGGCCATGATGTTGTGCATCTGGAGGTCGGCCAGCCATCCACAAGCGCGCCAGGCGCCGTTAAATCTCTGGCAAAGTCCGCCCTGGATTCGGAAAACCTGGGCTACACAGAGGCATTCGGTTTGCCCGCCCTGCGTGCGCGCGTCGCCGCTTATTACCGGGAAATTTATGACACGGATATTGATGCTTCAAAGATCGCCATGACCACGGGGTCGTCGGGGGCATTTGTTCTGGCTTTTCTGGCAGCATTTGATGCAGGGGACCGGGTTGCTTTTGCTGCACCGGGATATCCCGGTTATCGCAACATTTTAACGGCCCTCGATATTGACCCCGTGGCGATTCCAGTTGGGCACGCGCAAGGCTTTCAGATTAGCGTAGAGCATTTGGAACGCCTTGAGACACCGATAGATGGCTTGATTTTGGCAAGCCCCGCCAATCCCACCGGGGCGATGATTGATCCCGCGATGCTGAAACAGATTGCCAATTGGTGTGCCGCTAACGGCGTGCGGTTGGTTTCTGATGAGATTTATCATGGGATTACCTATGGCGCGGTAGCTGAGACCATGGCTGAAATTAATCCTGATGCGATTGTGATCAACAGCCTGTCAAAATATTTTTCAATGACCGGCTGGCGGTTGGGGTGGATGATTGTGCCTGATGATCTCATCCGGACGGTTGAATGTTTGGCGCAGAATTTGTTTATTTCACCGCCAACCCTTTCCCAACACGCAGCATTGGCTGTGTTTGATTCCAGGGAAGAACTTGATGCCAATGTGGCACGCTATGCCGATAACAGAAAAATCCTGCTTGATGGCTTGCCCCAATGCGGCTTTGGACCTTTTGCGCCCGCAGATGGTGCCTTTTATGTTTATGCAGGCATTGGAGACCAGGGGTCGGACAGCGCTGAGCTTTGCCGACGAATGCTGGAAGAAACGGGCGTCGCAACGACACCCGGCAAGGATTTTGACCTTGAGGATGGCCACCGGTTTGTCCGGTTTTCTTATGCCGGATCAAGGGATGAAATGCGCGAAGCCATTGCCCGACTAAAGGCATGGAACCAGAAACCCTAA
- a CDS encoding Rne/Rng family ribonuclease has product MTKRMLIDTTHAEETRVVVLNGNRLDEFDFETSTKKQVKGNIYLAKVTRVEPSLQAAFVDYGGNRHGFLAFSEIHPDYYQIPIADRQALLKEEAEFAAASAEETEEAISGSKDEDATDKDDKTDQEDGAETAEGDADNDAPKNEKAPDGANLEEVGGGDENDVEAEAVERNRSRPRRQRYNIQEVIKRRQILLIQVVKEERGNKGAALTTYLSLAGRYCVLMPNTTKGGGISRKITNIKDRKRLKGFIADFNIPDGVAAILRTAAIERSKPEIRRDFDYLIRTWDQVRELTLKSIAPTMVYEEGNLIKRSIRDLYDKDITEVMVEGEEGYKSAKEFMRMLMPSHAKKVQQYKDPAIPLYHRYQVEAQLDSMHSTNVRLKSGGYIVINPTEALVSIDVNSGRATKERNIEETAYKTNLEAAEEIARQLKLRDLAGLIVIDFIDMSENRNQHTVERRLKESMRADRARIQIGRISPFGLLELSRQRLRPSLLEASTEHCPHCDGSGLIRSTESAALHVLRTVEEEGIRRRSSQIHISVPTAIALYILNQKRPMVADIEARYDFRIMVSGDDTLIAPNFKLERVVSAGDNTDATITETIATSSNGGNSNSSSGANGANGANGAAKTEDRPKRARRPRRRRGGRNDEDTNQRNADQGTASETTQPPVSGEPNTQDQSTPTTATPTTDGDETQSEKPKRRRRGRRGGRRHNRKPTEQTGVDGETTNDAAQSAETSPVSTDAPSTSTPAPTPETSQPAPEASSTEASADASGGTPSEAATPAEKPKPRPRRSRAKAKPEEASADASPDASSEPAEKPAPKKRAPRKRATKAADKSADKATDADAKSTKAEAKPAKKTTRKPRAKKADKAQPTEAATEPTTVSAEPSTDAAPEAPDAPKRRGWWSRG; this is encoded by the coding sequence ATGACCAAGCGCATGTTGATCGACACCACACACGCGGAAGAAACCCGCGTCGTCGTACTTAATGGCAATCGCCTCGATGAATTTGATTTTGAAACCTCGACCAAAAAACAGGTTAAAGGCAACATCTATCTTGCCAAAGTAACCCGGGTTGAACCGTCGCTACAGGCGGCGTTCGTCGATTATGGCGGCAACCGGCACGGGTTTCTTGCCTTCAGCGAAATTCATCCCGATTATTATCAAATCCCTATTGCAGATCGCCAAGCCCTTCTTAAGGAAGAAGCAGAATTCGCCGCCGCGAGTGCCGAGGAAACGGAAGAAGCAATTTCCGGGTCCAAAGATGAAGACGCCACAGACAAAGACGACAAAACCGATCAAGAAGACGGTGCCGAAACTGCTGAGGGTGACGCAGACAATGATGCGCCAAAGAATGAAAAAGCCCCTGATGGTGCGAACCTGGAAGAAGTGGGTGGCGGAGACGAAAACGATGTCGAAGCCGAAGCGGTAGAACGCAACCGTAGCCGCCCCCGGCGCCAACGCTACAACATTCAGGAAGTCATCAAACGTCGCCAGATTCTTTTGATCCAGGTGGTCAAGGAAGAACGCGGCAACAAGGGCGCAGCGCTGACCACCTACCTGTCATTGGCTGGGCGTTATTGCGTCTTGATGCCCAACACCACCAAGGGCGGCGGCATTTCGCGCAAAATTACCAACATCAAGGACCGCAAGCGGCTGAAGGGCTTTATTGCTGATTTCAATATTCCTGACGGCGTCGCGGCCATTCTGCGCACCGCAGCAATTGAACGATCAAAGCCCGAAATTCGCCGCGACTTCGACTACCTGATCAGAACCTGGGATCAAGTCCGCGAATTAACGCTGAAATCCATTGCCCCCACCATGGTCTATGAAGAGGGCAACCTGATCAAACGTTCCATCCGCGACCTTTACGACAAGGATATCACCGAAGTGATGGTGGAAGGCGAAGAAGGCTATAAGTCAGCCAAGGAATTCATGCGCATGCTGATGCCCAGCCATGCCAAGAAGGTCCAGCAATACAAAGACCCTGCCATTCCGCTCTACCACCGCTATCAGGTGGAAGCGCAACTTGATTCCATGCACTCAACCAATGTGCGGCTTAAATCAGGGGGCTATATTGTCATCAACCCCACGGAGGCGCTTGTCTCTATTGATGTCAATTCCGGTCGAGCCACGAAAGAACGCAACATTGAAGAAACGGCCTACAAGACGAACCTTGAGGCGGCAGAAGAAATTGCACGCCAACTCAAGCTACGTGACCTTGCCGGCCTGATCGTTATCGATTTCATCGACATGTCGGAAAATCGAAACCAACATACCGTTGAGCGCCGCTTGAAAGAATCCATGCGTGCCGATCGTGCACGCATCCAAATCGGCCGCATCAGCCCCTTTGGATTGCTGGAACTCAGCCGTCAACGGCTACGCCCAAGTTTGCTAGAGGCCAGCACGGAACATTGTCCCCATTGCGATGGGTCAGGCTTAATCCGTTCAACAGAATCAGCCGCCTTGCATGTTTTGCGCACGGTAGAAGAAGAAGGCATTCGCCGTCGTTCCAGCCAAATTCACATCTCTGTGCCCACGGCCATTGCCCTTTATATCCTTAATCAAAAGCGGCCCATGGTCGCTGATATCGAAGCGCGTTATGATTTCCGCATCATGGTTTCGGGCGATGACACATTGATTGCGCCCAATTTCAAACTTGAACGCGTGGTCAGTGCTGGCGACAACACAGACGCCACCATCACAGAAACCATTGCCACATCCAGCAACGGCGGGAACAGCAATAGCAGCAGTGGCGCCAATGGGGCCAATGGGGCCAATGGGGCTGCAAAGACAGAAGACAGACCCAAGCGTGCGCGGCGCCCTCGACGCAGGCGGGGCGGCAGAAATGATGAAGACACAAATCAGAGAAATGCCGATCAGGGCACAGCATCGGAAACAACACAACCGCCAGTTTCAGGTGAGCCCAATACCCAAGACCAATCCACACCGACAACTGCCACACCGACAACTGATGGTGACGAAACCCAGTCTGAAAAGCCCAAGCGCCGCAGACGCGGAAGACGCGGTGGTCGCCGTCACAACCGCAAGCCAACGGAACAAACGGGCGTTGATGGCGAAACAACCAATGACGCAGCGCAATCAGCAGAGACATCACCTGTGTCGACCGATGCACCCAGCACTAGCACGCCTGCGCCAACGCCAGAGACATCACAGCCAGCGCCAGAGGCCAGCAGCACAGAAGCAAGTGCCGATGCCTCAGGGGGAACACCTTCTGAAGCAGCGACACCGGCTGAGAAACCAAAACCTCGCCCCCGCAGAAGCCGGGCAAAAGCAAAGCCTGAAGAGGCCAGTGCTGATGCCAGCCCAGATGCCAGTAGTGAGCCCGCTGAAAAGCCCGCGCCCAAAAAACGGGCGCCTAGAAAACGGGCGACAAAGGCTGCTGATAAATCTGCTGATAAGGCAACAGATGCGGATGCCAAATCGACCAAGGCCGAAGCAAAGCCTGCCAAAAAAACAACCCGAAAGCCCCGGGCAAAGAAAGCCGATAAGGCTCAGCCCACAGAGGCCGCCACAGAACCCACCACAGTGAGCGCTGAACCCAGCACCGACGCTGCACCTGAAGCACCCGATGCCCCGAAACGCCGGGGATGGTGGTCTCGCGGCTGA
- a CDS encoding N-acetylmuramoyl-L-alanine amidase: protein MWKTTSAISVFLGAVLLLGCLAPVRAASAASTVSDIRVGAHAGRVRLVLESNQNLKVKTFALASPYRLVMDLPAVGWDLAKKKASARRAGFVAGFRYGQFSPSRARVVFDLKRSFVIAKQFTLSPRGGKGWRFVVDLKPVKASQFVKSASVAGVSPSKDHASLKPKRRRAPDRKKVVVIDPGHGGIDPGAIGLHGVYEKKITLAMARVLRRTLIARQYRVVMTRGRDTFVRLRGRIAVARRAKADLFISLHADSLKRRNVRGASVYTLSEKASDREAAGLAAKENKADLIAGVDLSGESSQVTNILIELAQRETMNLSARFARVLVSEMRKTTRFLRKSHRFAGFAVLKAPDVPSVLLEMGYLSNALDEAQLTRPRYRARLSKAIANGIDRYFAIRAKVQKK, encoded by the coding sequence ATGTGGAAAACCACTTCCGCCATCTCCGTCTTTTTGGGTGCGGTGTTGTTGCTGGGCTGTTTGGCCCCTGTCCGTGCTGCAAGTGCTGCTTCGACGGTCTCTGACATTCGGGTTGGGGCACATGCGGGGCGCGTACGCCTTGTCCTTGAATCGAATCAAAACCTTAAGGTCAAAACCTTTGCCTTGGCATCACCGTACCGGTTGGTCATGGATTTACCTGCCGTTGGTTGGGATTTGGCAAAGAAGAAAGCATCCGCGCGCAGGGCCGGTTTTGTTGCCGGGTTTCGGTATGGACAGTTTTCACCATCCCGTGCGCGGGTGGTGTTTGATCTCAAACGCTCATTTGTCATTGCCAAACAATTTACGCTTTCTCCCCGGGGTGGAAAGGGGTGGCGTTTCGTGGTCGACCTTAAACCGGTGAAAGCCAGCCAGTTTGTGAAGTCTGCAAGTGTTGCCGGTGTGTCGCCCAGCAAAGATCACGCATCCCTAAAGCCTAAAAGACGCAGGGCACCTGACCGGAAAAAGGTGGTGGTTATTGACCCGGGGCATGGCGGTATAGATCCCGGGGCCATTGGGCTCCATGGGGTTTATGAGAAAAAGATTACCCTTGCCATGGCACGGGTTCTTCGTCGCACATTGATCGCCCGTCAATACCGGGTTGTCATGACCCGGGGCCGCGATACATTTGTTCGCCTGCGTGGGCGCATTGCCGTCGCACGCCGGGCCAAAGCCGATCTTTTTATCTCGCTTCATGCGGATTCCCTGAAGCGTCGAAACGTTCGGGGGGCTTCGGTCTATACGCTTTCTGAAAAAGCATCTGATCGTGAAGCTGCGGGGTTGGCTGCCAAGGAAAACAAGGCGGATTTGATCGCTGGCGTTGACCTGTCGGGGGAAAGCAGCCAAGTAACAAACATTCTGATTGAACTTGCGCAACGTGAAACCATGAACCTTTCCGCGCGGTTTGCACGGGTTTTGGTGAGCGAAATGCGCAAGACGACACGGTTCCTGCGTAAATCCCACCGTTTTGCCGGGTTCGCGGTTCTGAAAGCGCCAGATGTCCCCTCTGTCCTTTTGGAAATGGGGTATCTTTCCAATGCGCTTGATGAAGCGCAGTTGACACGCCCCCGGTATCGGGCGCGATTGTCCAAAGCCATCGCCAACGGGATAGACCGTTATTTTGCAATTAGGGCCAAGGTTCAAAAGAAATGA